One segment of Salvelinus namaycush isolate Seneca unplaced genomic scaffold, SaNama_1.0 Scaffold696, whole genome shotgun sequence DNA contains the following:
- the LOC120042474 gene encoding voltage-dependent calcium channel gamma-3 subunit-like produces the protein MKLCNRGALMLVTTALSFIAFSLMTIAVGTDYWLYSRGVCRSKTSLHDNETIRKNEVVMTHSGLWRTCCLEGTFRGVCKEIDYFLEDADYEQDAAEYLLRAVRASSIFPIMSVGLLFLGGVCVAGSEFYKTQHNVMLSAGILFVSAGLSNIIGIIVYISANSGDPGQSDSKKSYSYGWSFYFGALSFILAEMVGVLTVHVFIERHRQLRTRGRRSLTKPALFRSASYYSRYNRYRRRSSYRGNSISSAGQLRPRDPSPLPAALSVSKVVAAGPVGSEFTLFTLAPHKLTPPNNKMAAAAGGVDVAKSVFLSPLTSKPNKDMLPSNAANRRTTPV, from the exons ATGAAGTTGTGTAACCGGGGAGCGCTGATGCTGGTGACCACGGCGTTGTCGTTCATAGCGTTCAGCCTGATGACCATCGCAGTGGGAACGGACTACTGGCTGTACTCCCGGGGCGTCTGCCGGTCCAAGACGTCGCTCCATGACAACGAGACCATCCGCAAGAACGAGGTGGTAATGACGCACTCCGGGCTCTGGCGCACCTGTTGTCTCGAAG GGACGTTCAGAGGGGTGTGTAAAGAAATTGATTATTTCCTCGAGGATGCAGACTATGAGCAGGACGCTGCGGAATACCTACTGA gagCAGTGAGAGCCTCCAGTATATTCCCCATAATGAGCGTAGGTCTGTTGTTTctgggaggagtgtgtgtggcaggcagcGAGTTCTACAAGACACAACACAACGTCATGCTTAGTGCCGGGATACTGTTCGTCTCCGcag GCCTCAGTAACATCATCGGCATCATCGTCTACATCTCGGCTAACTCTGGTGACCCGGGTCAGAGCGACAGTAAGAAGAGTTACTCGTACGGCTGGTCCTTCTACTTCGGGGCGCTGTCCTTCATCTTGGCTGAGATGGTGGGCGTCCTGACAGTCCACGTCTTCATAGAGCGCCACCGACAGCTCCGTACCCGCGGCCGCCGCTCCCTCACCAAACCCGCTCTGTTCCGCTCCGCGTCCTACTACAGCCGCTACAACCGCTACAGACGCCGCTCCAGTTACCGCGGCAACTCGATATCGTCGGCGGGGCAGCTGCGACCTCGTGACCCCTCGCCGTTGCCAGCGGCCCTGTCCGTGTCAAAGGTTGTCGCCGCGGGGCCAGTGGGGTCGGAGTTCACCCTGTTCACGTTGGCCCCACACAAACTAACCCCGCCCAACAACAAGATGGCAGCCGCCGCAGGAGGGGTGGATGTCGCGAAGAGCGTTTTCCTGTCACCACTGACAAGCAAGCCCAACAAGGACATGTTGCCTAGCAACGCTGCCAACAGGAGGACAACACCtgtctga